A portion of the Stigmatopora argus isolate UIUO_Sarg chromosome 15, RoL_Sarg_1.0, whole genome shotgun sequence genome contains these proteins:
- the rdh12 gene encoding retinol dehydrogenase 12, which translates to MWLFYLFACLIAATFLVILFAPFIRRYAAGGVCKSSARLDGKTVLITGANTGIGKETALDLATRGAHVVMACRDVNKGEEAAASIRAAHPDMRVEVRQLDLADTCSIRSFAREFLADFSQLHVLVNNAGVMMCPYTKTTDGFETHIGVNHLGHFLLTLLLVDLLKRSAPARVVVVSSLAHNFGWIRFHDLHSRGSYNSGLAYCQSKLANVLFARELARRLKGSNVTVNSLHPGTVNSELARHSTLMMIFFYVLSVFLKTPREGAQTSVYCAVAEELHAISGKHFSDCAPAFVAPQGRSQETARRLWDASCELLGVQWDEDF; encoded by the exons ATGTGGCTTTTCTATTTATTCGCGTGCCTCATCGCGGCGACCTTCCTGGTGATTTTATTTGCGCCTTTCATACG AAGATACGCGGCGGGAGGCGTGTGCAAATCGTCCGCTCGCCTGGACGGGAAGACGGTCCTCATCACCGGCGCCAACACCGGCATCGGGAAGGAGACCGCCTTGGACCTGGCCACTCGAg GGGCTCACGTGGTCATGGCGTGCCGGGACGTGAACAAAGGTGAGGAGGCGGCGGCCAGTATTCGGGCGGCGCACCCCGACATGCGGGTGGAGGTCCGTCAGCTGGACTTGGCCGACACGTGCTCCATACGATCCTTTGCGCGAGAATTCCTAGCCG ACTTTAGTCAACTTCACGTCCTGGTCAACAACGCAGGGGTGATGATGTGCCCCTACACCAAGACCACCGACGGCTTCGAGACGCACATCGGCGTCAATCACTTGG gtcacttcctgttgacgctGCTGCTAGTGGACCTGCTGAAGCGCAGCGCTCCGGCGCGCGTGGTGGTGGTCTCGTCGCTGGCGCACAATTTCGGCTGGATACGCTTCCACGACCTGCACAGCCGGGGGAGCTACAACAGCGGGCTGGCGTACTGCCAAAGCAAATTGGCCAATGTTCTCTTTGCTCGAGAGCTGGCCAGGCGTCTCAAAG GCAGCAACGTGACGGTGAACTCGCTCCACCCCGGCACGGTCAATTCGGAGCTGGCGCGCCACTCCACCCTCATGATGATCTTCTTCTACGTCTTGTCCGTCTTCCTGAAGACGCCCCGCGAGGGCGCCCAGACCAGCGTCTACTGCGCCGTGGCCGAGGAGCTGCACGCCATCTCGGGGAAACACTTCAG tgACTGCGCCCCCGCCTTCGTGGCCCCCCAAGGGAGAAGCCAAGAGACCGCCCGGCGTCTGTGGGACGCCAGCTGCGAGCTCCTCGGCGTCCAATGGGACGAAGACTTTTAG